The following proteins are encoded in a genomic region of Burkholderia cepacia:
- a CDS encoding glycosyl hydrolase 2 galactose-binding domain-containing protein translates to MLATAAGALHEPRDLPGNDGDWIAAPVPGTVAQALTLAGRPDDARSLDERDHWYRIELRGHGPRVLRFHGLASLAQAWLDDTPILRSDSMFVAHDVPVSLDGTHRLTLCFRALAPHLRDVRATRRARWRTRLAEPAALRTVRTSLFGHMPGWFPPVVPAGPWRPVDVLDPADGPALVDTSLQARIEGDTGWLDAELTFAAPLPDSVAARLSCGEHQATLERAGADRLRASVAIPNVRRWWPHTHGEPALYEITLHIGDERRPLGSTGFRTIEIDGGADGKGFGLRINGVPVFARGACWSSAAPLALHADDAAYGRLLGLARDAGFNMIRVGGTMTYEADAFHAWCDRLGLLVWQDFMFANFDYALDDPAFADNVDREADQFLARRGASPSLAVLCGGSEIAQQAAMSGLGPKQRFVELTADRLAGHAAARRPDVPYVPDSPDGGVLPFTPRERVSHYYGVGAYLRPLDDARRADVRFASECLAFSNVPCDATLAELGWPGVHEPRWKAAVPRDPGTSWDFEDIRDHYLQTLYDVAPDRLRREDPARYFELSRAVIADLMRETFSEWRRTGSRCAGALVWQFQDVMTGAGWGVIDAAQRPKSAWYALRQVLQPVQALLVDEGLNGLDVHVVNERPAPLSAAIELVALRDGRTPVARAGGPVRIAAHDTMRIGSADLLGRFFDWTYAYRFGPCEHDTVVATLRTDDGTLLSQAFHFPSRTHPTVLARRELGIEACVSRAGDTWHVDIDTRHVARHVQIDAPGFMPRDDWFHLAPGTPARVALVPLRTAGNDPATGDNVPPVVEIRAVNAARAVRATQAG, encoded by the coding sequence ATGCTCGCGACGGCCGCGGGCGCCCTGCACGAACCGCGTGACCTGCCTGGCAACGACGGCGACTGGATCGCGGCGCCCGTACCCGGCACGGTTGCGCAGGCGCTCACGCTGGCCGGCCGGCCCGACGACGCGCGCTCGCTCGACGAGCGCGACCACTGGTACCGGATCGAACTGCGCGGGCACGGGCCGCGCGTGCTGCGCTTCCACGGCCTCGCCTCGCTCGCTCAGGCCTGGCTCGACGACACGCCGATCCTCCGCTCCGACAGCATGTTCGTCGCGCACGACGTGCCCGTATCGCTCGACGGCACGCACCGGCTGACGCTCTGCTTCCGTGCACTCGCGCCGCACCTGCGCGACGTGCGCGCGACACGCCGTGCGCGCTGGCGCACACGGCTCGCCGAGCCGGCCGCGCTACGCACGGTCCGCACGTCGCTGTTCGGGCACATGCCGGGCTGGTTCCCGCCGGTTGTCCCGGCCGGGCCGTGGCGGCCCGTCGACGTACTCGATCCGGCCGACGGCCCTGCTCTGGTCGATACCAGCCTGCAGGCGCGCATCGAAGGCGACACGGGGTGGCTCGACGCGGAACTGACATTCGCCGCGCCGCTGCCCGACAGCGTCGCGGCGCGGCTGTCGTGCGGCGAACATCAAGCGACGCTCGAACGCGCCGGCGCCGACCGGCTGCGCGCAAGCGTCGCCATCCCCAACGTTCGCCGCTGGTGGCCGCATACGCACGGCGAGCCCGCACTCTACGAGATCACGCTGCATATCGGCGACGAACGGCGGCCGCTCGGCTCGACCGGGTTCCGCACGATCGAGATCGACGGCGGCGCCGACGGCAAGGGTTTCGGGCTGCGCATCAACGGCGTGCCGGTGTTCGCGCGCGGCGCGTGCTGGAGCAGCGCCGCCCCGCTCGCGCTGCACGCGGACGACGCGGCCTACGGCCGCCTGCTCGGGCTCGCACGCGACGCCGGCTTCAACATGATCCGCGTCGGCGGCACGATGACCTACGAGGCCGACGCATTCCACGCCTGGTGCGACCGGCTCGGGCTGCTGGTCTGGCAGGACTTCATGTTCGCGAACTTCGACTACGCGCTCGACGACCCCGCGTTCGCGGATAACGTCGACCGCGAGGCCGATCAATTTCTCGCGCGCCGCGGCGCCTCGCCGTCGCTTGCGGTGCTGTGCGGCGGCAGCGAGATCGCGCAACAGGCCGCGATGTCGGGGCTCGGACCGAAGCAGCGCTTCGTCGAACTGACGGCCGACCGGCTGGCCGGCCATGCGGCCGCGCGACGCCCCGACGTCCCGTACGTGCCCGATTCGCCCGACGGCGGCGTGCTGCCGTTCACGCCGCGCGAACGGGTGTCGCACTACTACGGCGTCGGCGCGTACCTGCGCCCGCTGGACGACGCGCGTCGCGCGGATGTGCGCTTCGCGAGCGAATGCCTCGCGTTCTCGAACGTGCCGTGCGATGCGACGCTCGCGGAGCTCGGCTGGCCCGGCGTACATGAGCCGCGCTGGAAAGCGGCCGTGCCGCGCGACCCCGGCACGTCGTGGGATTTCGAGGATATCCGCGACCACTATCTGCAGACGCTGTATGACGTCGCGCCCGACCGGCTGCGGCGCGAGGATCCGGCCCGCTACTTCGAGCTGTCGCGTGCGGTGATCGCGGACCTGATGCGCGAGACGTTCTCCGAGTGGCGGCGCACCGGCTCACGCTGCGCCGGCGCGCTCGTGTGGCAGTTCCAGGATGTGATGACCGGCGCCGGATGGGGCGTGATCGACGCCGCGCAACGGCCGAAATCGGCGTGGTATGCGCTGCGGCAGGTGCTGCAGCCGGTCCAGGCGCTGCTCGTCGACGAAGGCTTGAACGGGCTCGACGTGCACGTGGTCAACGAGCGCCCGGCGCCGCTGTCGGCGGCAATCGAACTGGTCGCGCTGCGCGACGGCCGCACGCCGGTCGCGCGGGCCGGCGGCCCGGTGCGGATCGCCGCACACGACACCATGCGGATCGGCTCGGCCGACCTGCTCGGCCGCTTCTTCGACTGGACCTATGCGTACCGCTTCGGGCCCTGCGAACACGATACCGTCGTCGCGACATTGCGCACCGACGACGGCACGCTGTTGTCGCAGGCGTTCCATTTCCCGTCCCGCACGCATCCGACCGTGCTGGCGCGCCGCGAACTCGGGATCGAGGCGTGCGTGTCGCGCGCGGGCGACACGTGGCACGTCGACATCGACACGCGGCACGTCGCGCGCCACGTGCAGATCGACGCGCCGGGTTTCATGCCGCGCGACGACTGGTTCCACCTTGCCCCCGGCACGCCGGCGCGTGTCGCGCTCGTTCCGCTACGCACCGCCGGGAACGACCCGGCGACCGGCGACAATGTGCCGCCCGTGGTGGAAATCCGTGCAGTGAATGCCGCGCGCGCGGTGCGCGCGACGCAGGCCGGTTGA
- a CDS encoding glycosyltransferase family 4 protein, with translation MKIAIVHDWLVVPGGAERVLAHMIDCFPQSDVYSLVDFLEDRDCLRGRAVRTSFIQKLPFARTRYRSYLPLFPLAIEQFDLSAYDVVLSSSYAVAKGVLSGPDQFHASYVHSPVRYAWDLQHQYLNEAGLARGPKSAIARALLHYIRNWDARSANGVDRVAANSHFIARRIRKTYRRDATVIYPPVDVDHLSLRSDKEAFYLTASRLVPYKRIDLIVDAFSRTPERRLVVIGDGPEMAKIRALAGPNVTLLGYQPFDVLHDHLQRARAFVFAAEEDFGISPVEAQACGTPVIAYGKGGVRESVRAWPGAGATGLFYRAQTVDALLDALARFEALPRGSIDPHACRANAEFFGSARFRDELTRFVMDGYAALQEEMAGPAGFTPEDDAPSEDGMRDRPARHDETALRT, from the coding sequence TTGAAGATTGCGATCGTTCACGACTGGCTGGTCGTGCCTGGCGGCGCCGAACGCGTGCTGGCGCACATGATCGACTGCTTTCCGCAGTCCGATGTCTACAGCCTCGTCGATTTCCTGGAGGATCGTGACTGCCTGCGCGGCCGCGCGGTGCGCACGTCCTTCATCCAGAAGCTGCCGTTCGCGCGTACGCGCTACCGCAGCTACCTGCCGTTGTTTCCGCTGGCCATCGAGCAATTCGACCTGTCGGCATACGACGTCGTGCTGTCGAGCTCGTATGCGGTGGCGAAGGGCGTGCTGAGCGGCCCGGACCAGTTCCACGCCAGCTACGTGCATTCGCCGGTGCGCTATGCATGGGACCTGCAGCACCAGTACCTGAACGAGGCCGGGCTCGCACGCGGGCCGAAATCGGCGATCGCGCGGGCGCTGCTGCATTACATCCGCAACTGGGATGCGCGCTCGGCGAATGGCGTCGATCGCGTGGCCGCGAATTCGCACTTCATCGCACGCCGCATCCGCAAGACCTACCGGCGCGATGCGACGGTGATCTATCCGCCGGTCGACGTCGACCACCTGTCGCTGCGTTCGGACAAGGAGGCGTTCTACCTGACCGCATCACGGCTCGTGCCGTACAAGCGGATCGACCTGATCGTCGACGCGTTCTCGCGTACGCCGGAACGCCGCCTCGTCGTGATCGGCGACGGGCCGGAGATGGCGAAGATCCGCGCGCTCGCCGGGCCGAACGTCACGCTGCTCGGCTACCAGCCGTTCGACGTGCTGCACGACCACCTGCAGCGTGCGCGCGCATTCGTGTTCGCGGCGGAAGAGGACTTCGGCATTTCGCCGGTCGAGGCGCAGGCCTGCGGCACGCCGGTGATCGCGTACGGCAAGGGCGGCGTGCGCGAATCTGTGCGCGCGTGGCCGGGCGCCGGCGCGACGGGCCTGTTCTACCGCGCGCAGACGGTCGACGCGCTGCTCGATGCGCTTGCCCGTTTCGAAGCGCTGCCGCGCGGGTCGATCGATCCGCATGCGTGTCGGGCGAATGCCGAATTCTTCGGCTCGGCACGCTTTCGGGACGAGCTCACACGCTTCGTGATGGACGGCTATGCTGCGTTGCAGGAGGAGATGGCCGGTCCGGCCGGTTTCACGCCGGAAGACGACGCTCCGAGCGAGGACGGCATGCGCGATCGGCCAGCCCGGCATGACGAGACGGCGCTGCGAACCTGA
- a CDS encoding DUF1839 family protein encodes MKFVSRDGEDASFEDVRHRARHYRPHPLHSQEMVWKQTNCYVDMWLEVLRWWGLNPYAALPFTIALDFEGDQFTFFKFPHDELERLYGIVVQEHSIYEPLDQHIETQVARGHLMIVEVDAWFLPDTRGSSYRTQHTKTTIGIDAIDRVKRQIGYFHNSGYYVAEDFDYTGLVGGSSPMTLPPYVECAKRRFTPLGERELCDASLAALQRHLRRLPVVNPIAAFRRQLQTDARTLADSPLEHFHAYSFNSVRQLGANFELFGHYARWLQASGCVGPFAEIRAACDRIASEAMVLEFRLARACARGKEERGDSTLEAIEAAYADLVVCARQIGSPLRHVAPVRSDAAPVPVMR; translated from the coding sequence ATGAAATTCGTTTCCCGCGACGGCGAAGACGCGTCGTTCGAGGATGTGCGTCATCGCGCACGCCACTACCGGCCACACCCGCTGCATAGTCAGGAGATGGTCTGGAAGCAGACCAACTGCTACGTCGACATGTGGCTCGAGGTGCTCCGGTGGTGGGGCCTGAATCCGTACGCGGCGCTGCCGTTTACGATCGCGCTCGATTTCGAGGGCGACCAATTCACGTTCTTCAAGTTTCCGCACGACGAACTGGAGCGGCTCTACGGGATCGTCGTGCAGGAGCACTCGATCTACGAGCCGCTCGACCAGCACATCGAGACGCAGGTCGCGCGCGGCCACCTGATGATCGTCGAGGTCGACGCGTGGTTCCTGCCCGACACCCGCGGCAGCAGCTACCGCACGCAACACACGAAGACGACGATCGGCATCGACGCCATCGACCGCGTGAAGCGCCAGATCGGCTATTTCCACAACAGCGGCTACTACGTGGCCGAGGATTTCGACTACACCGGGCTCGTCGGCGGCAGCTCGCCGATGACGCTGCCGCCGTACGTCGAATGCGCGAAACGGCGCTTTACGCCGCTCGGCGAGCGCGAACTCTGCGACGCATCGCTCGCCGCGCTGCAGCGTCATCTGCGGCGCCTGCCGGTCGTCAATCCGATCGCCGCGTTCCGGCGGCAGTTGCAGACCGACGCGCGCACCCTTGCCGATTCGCCGCTCGAGCACTTCCACGCGTACTCGTTCAATTCGGTGCGGCAGCTCGGCGCGAATTTCGAACTGTTCGGCCATTACGCGCGCTGGCTGCAGGCCAGCGGCTGCGTCGGCCCGTTCGCCGAGATCCGCGCGGCGTGTGACCGCATCGCGTCCGAAGCGATGGTGCTGGAATTCCGGCTCGCGCGCGCCTGCGCGCGCGGCAAGGAAGAACGCGGAGATTCGACGCTCGAGGCGATCGAGGCCGCGTATGCCGACCTTGTCGTGTGCGCGCGCCAGATCGGCTCGCCGCTGCGGCATGTCGCGCCCGTGCGCAGCGATGCGGCGCCCGTGCCGGTCATGCGGTGA
- a CDS encoding GNAT family N-acetyltransferase has product MMILAAPHRTHASVRHGVLKVSREDRIMEWHCCEFEHLSAVDLYAILRARNAVLVVEDAHTHLDIDGKDAGALHVYATVRNGDTAEVAAYARLLPGDDIDPDVVIDKVLTSEACRDGDTLEHLLERALTAALAAWPDAALRMHVPAPRQAFYKRFGFRKAYGPYLEQGAPFVGMIRPADRAAGALRQLLSRAVSTARPRTEDARADGRVHNRLPADTGANR; this is encoded by the coding sequence ATGATGATCCTCGCCGCACCGCACCGGACACACGCGTCCGTGCGGCACGGCGTGCTGAAGGTTTCACGCGAGGACCGCATCATGGAATGGCATTGTTGTGAATTCGAACATCTGAGCGCCGTCGATCTCTATGCAATCCTGCGCGCACGCAACGCCGTGCTGGTCGTCGAGGATGCGCATACCCATCTCGACATCGACGGCAAGGACGCGGGCGCATTGCACGTCTATGCAACCGTGCGCAACGGCGACACAGCGGAAGTCGCGGCCTACGCGCGCCTCCTGCCCGGCGACGACATCGACCCGGACGTCGTGATCGACAAGGTACTGACGAGCGAAGCGTGCCGCGACGGCGATACGCTCGAGCACCTGCTCGAACGCGCACTGACCGCCGCGCTGGCCGCGTGGCCGGACGCCGCGCTGCGCATGCACGTCCCCGCACCGCGCCAGGCGTTCTACAAACGTTTCGGATTCCGCAAGGCATACGGACCGTATCTCGAACAGGGCGCGCCGTTCGTCGGCATGATCCGGCCGGCCGACCGCGCCGCCGGCGCGCTGCGCCAGTTGCTGTCCCGGGCCGTTTCGACCGCCCGGCCCCGAACCGAAGACGCACGCGCCGACGGGCGCGTACACAACCGGCTGCCCGCCGATACCGGAGCCAACCGATGA
- a CDS encoding right-handed parallel beta-helix repeat-containing protein: MTGRRCFSRLCCALLGVWMTAGPPSEAHAAKVTHATPAPQTTIRTAVPDAHVAPAPDGADQADALQRALDALQPGQRLVFAPGRYIVGRSLVVRQAQVVLSGYGAMLIATVPDDQTIEMRGTGTTIAGFRLAGTGSTRMGTPRSTKIEVTGRDVQVLDNAIDGGGGGIFVFGGTDVAIVGNEVLATLADGIHITHGARNVLVRGNVVRGTGDDMIAVVSYQGDGVLSRNVLIADNSLEGNAWGRGITVVGGADVTIANNVVRNVQVSAGILVAQEDSFRTYGASGVLVENNEISDIQTAAARTDPRPLTQQAAIDVSTWSGSVTRVAVIGNRVSRARFAGIRVWGNVSQYRIADNQLSAIGGMPVQVGGGGDCTSGGGNADPCKAPVVQPASIDKVGADTSVLPRVREALRQARASQRGID; this comes from the coding sequence ATGACCGGGCGCCGATGCTTTTCACGTCTTTGCTGCGCGCTGCTCGGTGTGTGGATGACCGCCGGCCCCCCCAGCGAGGCGCACGCTGCGAAGGTGACTCACGCGACTCCGGCGCCGCAGACGACGATCCGGACCGCGGTGCCAGATGCCCATGTCGCCCCGGCGCCCGACGGCGCCGATCAGGCCGACGCACTGCAGCGCGCGCTGGATGCGCTGCAGCCGGGCCAACGACTCGTGTTCGCGCCGGGGCGATACATCGTCGGCCGCTCGCTCGTCGTCCGGCAAGCGCAGGTCGTGCTGTCGGGTTACGGCGCGATGCTGATCGCGACGGTGCCGGACGACCAGACGATCGAGATGCGCGGCACCGGCACGACGATCGCCGGATTCAGGCTGGCGGGAACGGGCTCGACGCGGATGGGCACGCCCAGGTCGACCAAGATCGAAGTGACGGGGCGTGACGTGCAGGTGCTCGATAACGCGATCGACGGCGGCGGTGGCGGCATTTTCGTGTTTGGCGGAACGGATGTCGCGATCGTCGGCAACGAAGTGCTCGCGACCCTCGCGGACGGCATTCACATCACGCATGGTGCGCGCAACGTGCTCGTGCGCGGTAACGTCGTGCGCGGCACCGGCGACGACATGATCGCGGTGGTGAGCTATCAGGGCGACGGCGTGCTCAGTCGCAACGTGCTGATCGCCGACAACTCGCTCGAGGGTAATGCATGGGGGCGCGGCATCACGGTGGTCGGCGGCGCCGACGTGACGATCGCGAACAACGTCGTGCGCAACGTACAGGTGAGTGCGGGCATTCTCGTCGCACAGGAGGACAGCTTCCGGACCTACGGTGCGTCCGGCGTGCTGGTCGAGAACAACGAGATTTCGGATATCCAGACCGCGGCCGCGCGTACCGATCCGCGCCCGCTGACGCAGCAGGCCGCGATCGACGTCAGTACGTGGTCGGGTTCGGTGACGCGCGTGGCTGTGATCGGCAACCGTGTGTCGCGCGCACGGTTCGCCGGTATTCGCGTATGGGGCAACGTATCGCAGTACCGGATCGCGGACAACCAGTTGTCCGCGATCGGCGGGATGCCGGTGCAGGTGGGTGGGGGCGGAGATTGCACCTCGGGCGGCGGGAACGCCGACCCGTGCAAGGCACCGGTCGTGCAGCCGGCATCGATCGACAAGGTCGGGGCGGACACCTCGGTGCTGCCGCGCGTGCGTGAAGCGCTCAGGCAGGCGCGAGCGTCGCAGCGCGGCATCGATTGA
- a CDS encoding sigma-54 dependent transcriptional regulator, with protein sequence MNMPITRDKSAGAGSGNGQRPLIYWTQSPSVMLRKELSRRDWKVSVVAHANELRETSGEITCGILDLSGGHADAIGSIASTCASMRDVVWVALVDVGQTASPNVRALLRDYCFDYVTLPASHQRIADTVGHAYGMECLFARDREQLESEEKGIVGTCSAMLRLFDTVRRFARTDAPVFVFGETGTGKELTAVAIHRHSERRNGPFVAVNCGAIPPHLLQSELFGYERGAFTGANARKIGYVEAANGGTLLLDEIGDLPHESQASLLRFLQERSIHRLGGSDPVPVDVRIVSATHVDLRDAMEEGRFRADLFHRLCVMRIDQPPLRARGKDIELLAHHMLERFRGDARHRVRGFSTDAITALYKHDWPGNVRELINRVRRAVVMTEGRLITARDLELEYCLDAASPSVADIRKSIEREAIETALLRTRGRVAASARELGVSRATLYRWMEAYGIERPRGTGSSD encoded by the coding sequence ATGAATATGCCAATAACGCGCGATAAGAGCGCCGGCGCGGGGAGCGGTAACGGGCAGCGTCCGCTGATCTACTGGACGCAGTCGCCGTCCGTGATGCTGCGAAAGGAACTGTCGCGTCGCGACTGGAAAGTGTCGGTCGTCGCGCACGCGAACGAGTTGCGCGAAACGTCCGGCGAAATCACCTGCGGCATTCTCGATCTCAGCGGCGGTCATGCCGATGCGATCGGCAGCATCGCGTCGACCTGCGCGTCGATGCGCGACGTCGTGTGGGTCGCGCTCGTCGACGTCGGCCAGACCGCATCGCCGAACGTGCGCGCGCTGTTGCGCGACTACTGCTTCGACTACGTGACGCTGCCCGCGTCGCATCAGCGGATCGCCGATACGGTCGGCCATGCGTACGGCATGGAGTGCCTGTTCGCACGCGACCGCGAACAGCTCGAATCGGAAGAGAAGGGTATCGTCGGCACCTGCAGCGCGATGCTGCGGCTGTTCGATACGGTGCGGCGTTTCGCGCGCACCGACGCCCCGGTGTTTGTGTTCGGCGAAACGGGTACCGGCAAGGAACTGACGGCCGTCGCCATCCATCGCCATTCGGAACGGCGCAACGGCCCGTTCGTCGCGGTCAACTGCGGCGCGATTCCGCCGCATCTGCTGCAATCCGAGTTGTTCGGCTATGAGCGCGGCGCGTTTACCGGCGCGAACGCGCGCAAGATCGGCTATGTCGAAGCCGCGAACGGCGGCACGCTGCTGCTCGACGAGATCGGCGACCTGCCGCACGAGAGCCAGGCGAGCCTGTTGCGCTTTCTGCAGGAGCGTTCGATTCATCGCCTTGGCGGCAGCGACCCGGTGCCGGTCGATGTCCGGATCGTGTCGGCCACGCACGTCGACCTGCGCGACGCGATGGAGGAAGGGCGCTTTCGCGCCGACCTGTTCCACCGCCTGTGCGTGATGCGCATCGACCAGCCGCCGCTGCGCGCACGCGGCAAGGACATCGAACTGCTCGCGCATCACATGCTCGAACGTTTCCGCGGCGATGCGCGCCATCGCGTGCGCGGTTTCTCGACCGATGCGATCACCGCGCTGTACAAGCACGACTGGCCGGGCAATGTTCGCGAACTGATCAACCGGGTGCGCCGGGCGGTCGTGATGACGGAAGGGCGCCTGATCACCGCGCGCGATCTCGAACTTGAATACTGTCTCGATGCGGCGTCGCCGTCGGTGGCCGACATCCGCAAGTCGATCGAGCGCGAGGCGATCGAAACCGCGTTGCTGCGCACGCGCGGCCGCGTCGCGGCTTCCGCGCGCGAGCTCGGCGTGTCGCGCGCGACGTTGTATCGCTGGATGGAGGCGTACGGCATCGAGCGACCGCGCGGTACGGGTTCGTCCGACTGA
- a CDS encoding amino acid--[acyl-carrier-protein] ligase — translation MNDRLAVPSTATTPADAPLDRAGVNPLRDELIDAGLLVSTGIQGLFGRSERFERVVEALDAFVTRIGADQQAEVLRFPPAMSRLEFERSEYMKSFPQLAGSVHSFCGDEHQHQRLLQCLDRGDDWTENQKPTYVVMTPAACYPVYPVVARAGALPADGRIVDVFSYCFRHEPSLDPTRMQLFRMREYVRIGTPEQIVAFRETWIERGTRMIEALRLPNAIDLANDPFFGRGGKIVANSQREQNLKFELLIPIERDDRQTACLSFNYHMDHFGLLWNIRTATDDVAHTGCVGFGLERLTLALFRHHGFDIEAWPSEVRDVLWGAR, via the coding sequence GTGAACGACCGCCTCGCCGTACCTTCCACCGCCACCACACCCGCCGACGCGCCGCTCGACCGCGCAGGCGTCAATCCGCTGCGCGACGAACTGATCGACGCGGGCCTGCTGGTCTCGACCGGCATCCAGGGCCTGTTCGGCCGCAGCGAACGATTCGAGCGCGTCGTCGAAGCGCTCGACGCATTCGTCACGCGTATCGGCGCCGACCAGCAGGCCGAAGTGCTGCGCTTCCCGCCGGCGATGAGCCGCCTCGAGTTCGAGCGCAGCGAATACATGAAGAGCTTCCCGCAGCTCGCGGGCAGCGTGCATTCGTTCTGCGGCGATGAGCATCAGCACCAGCGCCTGTTGCAGTGTCTCGATCGCGGCGACGACTGGACCGAAAACCAGAAGCCGACCTACGTCGTGATGACGCCGGCCGCGTGCTACCCCGTCTACCCCGTCGTCGCACGTGCGGGCGCACTGCCCGCCGACGGCCGGATCGTCGACGTGTTCTCGTACTGCTTCCGGCACGAGCCGTCGCTCGACCCGACCCGCATGCAGCTGTTCCGGATGCGCGAGTACGTGCGGATCGGCACGCCCGAACAGATCGTCGCGTTCCGCGAAACGTGGATCGAGCGCGGCACGCGGATGATCGAGGCGCTGCGCCTGCCGAACGCGATCGATCTCGCGAACGATCCGTTCTTCGGACGCGGCGGCAAGATCGTCGCGAACAGCCAGCGCGAGCAGAACCTGAAGTTCGAGCTGCTGATCCCGATCGAGCGCGACGACCGCCAGACCGCATGCCTGAGCTTCAACTACCACATGGACCATTTCGGCCTGCTGTGGAACATCCGTACCGCGACGGACGACGTCGCGCACACGGGCTGCGTCGGCTTCGGTCTCGAGCGGCTCACGCTCGCGCTGTTCCGCCACCACGGCTTCGACATCGAGGCATGGCCGAGCGAAGTGCGCGACGTCCTGTGGGGCGCGCGATGA
- a CDS encoding mannose-1-phosphate guanylyltransferase/mannose-6-phosphate isomerase — MTRTLRPVPEPDLPRILPVILAGGSGTRLWPLSREQFPKQLIELTSNESPLSATARRLNGIANAALGDTLLLVCGEQHRIMSAAQVVDRAAPARILLEPAARNTAPALTLAALDASALEDDPVLAVMPADHVIADVGAFQDAVARAARYAQEGAIVTLGVLPRRAETGYGYIRVGEPRTSRHGGQGGYSIGRFVEKPDAALAERYLQSGDYWWNSGIFVMRASVWLKAIRALAPEIHAACESAWRAGVAEDPFFRIDAEAFDACPSDSIDYAVMERLADSSELGIEGIVVPLSAGWSDVGTWDAIWEIMPKDDHGNVARGPIVFEDTQDSLVRSEGRLIACVGMKDVVVIETPDAVLVANKHDVQRVKNIVARLKSDRRPQASEHRKVQRPWGHYDSIDLGERFQVKRIVVEPGKRLSLQMHYHRAEHWIVVRGTAKVTRGNETYLLSENESTYIAVGEVHRLENPGRIPLEIIEVQSGNYLGEDDIVRFDDQYGRAVVDTLPERHAVPLAAREPQVQVAEGDVVR, encoded by the coding sequence ATGACCCGCACCCTACGCCCGGTTCCCGAACCCGATCTGCCACGCATCCTGCCGGTCATCCTCGCCGGCGGTTCCGGCACGCGCCTCTGGCCGCTGTCGCGCGAACAGTTTCCGAAGCAGCTGATCGAATTGACGTCGAACGAATCGCCGCTGTCGGCGACCGCGCGCCGCCTGAACGGCATCGCGAACGCCGCGCTGGGCGACACGCTGTTGCTGGTGTGCGGCGAACAGCATCGCATCATGAGCGCCGCGCAAGTGGTCGACCGCGCGGCGCCCGCGCGCATCCTGCTCGAACCCGCCGCGCGCAACACGGCGCCCGCGCTCACGCTCGCCGCACTCGACGCCAGCGCGCTCGAGGACGATCCCGTGCTCGCGGTGATGCCGGCCGATCACGTGATCGCCGACGTCGGCGCGTTCCAGGACGCGGTCGCTCGCGCGGCACGTTACGCGCAGGAAGGCGCGATCGTCACGCTTGGCGTGCTGCCCCGCCGCGCGGAAACGGGCTACGGCTATATCCGGGTCGGCGAGCCGCGTACGAGCCGCCACGGCGGACAAGGCGGCTACTCGATCGGACGCTTCGTCGAGAAACCCGACGCAGCGCTCGCCGAGCGCTACCTTCAATCGGGCGACTACTGGTGGAACAGCGGGATTTTCGTCATGCGCGCATCGGTCTGGCTCAAGGCGATACGCGCACTGGCGCCCGAGATCCATGCGGCATGCGAGTCGGCATGGCGCGCGGGCGTCGCCGAGGATCCGTTCTTCCGGATCGACGCGGAGGCCTTCGACGCCTGCCCGTCCGACTCGATCGACTACGCGGTCATGGAGCGCCTCGCCGACAGCAGCGAGCTCGGCATCGAAGGCATCGTGGTGCCGCTGTCGGCCGGCTGGTCGGACGTCGGCACGTGGGATGCGATCTGGGAAATCATGCCGAAGGACGATCACGGCAACGTCGCGCGCGGCCCGATCGTGTTCGAGGACACGCAGGACAGCCTCGTACGATCGGAAGGCCGTCTCATCGCGTGCGTCGGGATGAAGGATGTCGTCGTGATCGAAACGCCCGACGCGGTGCTCGTCGCGAACAAGCACGACGTGCAGCGCGTGAAGAACATCGTCGCACGCCTGAAGAGCGACCGGCGCCCGCAGGCGAGCGAACACCGCAAGGTGCAGCGTCCGTGGGGGCATTACGATTCGATCGATCTCGGCGAGCGGTTCCAGGTGAAGCGGATCGTCGTCGAACCGGGCAAGCGGCTGTCGCTGCAGATGCACTATCACCGCGCCGAGCACTGGATCGTCGTGCGCGGCACCGCGAAGGTGACGCGCGGCAACGAGACCTACCTGCTCAGCGAGAACGAGTCGACATACATCGCCGTCGGCGAAGTCCATCGTCTCGAGAATCCCGGCCGGATTCCGCTGGAGATCATCGAGGTGCAATCGGGCAACTATCTCGGCGAAGACGATATCGTGCGCTTCGACGACCAGTACGGACGCGCCGTCGTCGACACGCTGCCGGAACGGCACGCGGTGCCGCTCGCCGCGCGGGAACCGCAGGTGCAAGTGGCGGAGGGAGACGTCGTGCGGTAA